A single Roseinatronobacter monicus DNA region contains:
- a CDS encoding Bug family tripartite tricarboxylate transporter substrate binding protein, whose product MKKTFTAILGATMLTAPMAMADDWPTRPLTMVIGFAPGGSTDIQGRVLANVMEEYLGQPVNVVNQPGGGSAVAFTRLTNVEPDGYTFLFGGTTALTFTPIITEVEYEIDDFEYLAAVALGQNAIVTSAEQPFSTFDEIIAYGKENQMTYAQQTPLDEAIIGAIAEEEGLDLAIVPTGGGGGMAPLVLGQEVDFAYSGGTHAQYTPTGEMVVAAFMSAERSPFYPDVPTLMELGYDYSIEDYRTLIVPTGVPQEVKDRLMSAAEFASESQSFKDITEGNTFFPVVYIPQDEMEENIRRIRAATEEVMAD is encoded by the coding sequence ATGAAAAAGACATTCACAGCCATTCTGGGCGCAACCATGCTGACCGCGCCGATGGCGATGGCCGATGACTGGCCCACGCGCCCGCTGACGATGGTGATCGGTTTCGCACCCGGTGGATCGACTGACATTCAGGGCCGCGTTCTGGCCAATGTCATGGAAGAATACCTTGGCCAGCCGGTCAATGTGGTCAACCAGCCCGGCGGCGGTTCTGCCGTGGCCTTTACGCGGCTGACCAATGTCGAACCCGACGGCTATACCTTCCTGTTCGGTGGGACCACGGCGTTGACCTTCACACCGATCATCACAGAGGTGGAATACGAGATCGACGATTTCGAGTATCTTGCCGCTGTGGCGCTGGGTCAGAACGCTATCGTCACATCCGCCGAGCAACCCTTCAGCACGTTTGACGAAATCATTGCTTATGGCAAAGAAAACCAGATGACCTATGCCCAGCAAACCCCGCTGGACGAGGCGATCATCGGTGCCATTGCCGAAGAAGAAGGGCTTGATCTGGCCATCGTCCCCACGGGCGGCGGTGGTGGTATGGCACCGCTGGTGCTGGGCCAAGAAGTTGATTTCGCCTATTCGGGCGGCACACATGCGCAATATACCCCCACGGGTGAAATGGTCGTCGCGGCCTTCATGTCGGCAGAGCGCAGCCCGTTCTACCCCGATGTGCCAACGCTGATGGAATTGGGCTATGATTACTCGATCGAGGATTATCGCACGCTCATCGTCCCGACCGGCGTGCCGCAAGAGGTGAAGGACCGTCTGATGTCTGCGGCAGAATTTGCCAGCGAAAGCCAGTCGTTCAAGGACATCACCGAAGGCAACACCTTCTTCCCGGTGGTCTATATCCCTCAGGATGAGATGGAAGAGAATATCCGTCGCATCCGTGCCGCAACCGAAGAGGTTATGGCCGACTAA
- a CDS encoding NAD-dependent epimerase/dehydratase family protein, whose amino-acid sequence MRILFTGGAGKAGRHAVAYLRDQGHRVLNVDLVALELEGVDNRRADITDAGQMFDVMSSYAGLDELEAGTGVPRFDAVVHFAAVPRILLKSDNECFRVNTLGTYNVIDAALKFGVRKIIFASSETTYGVCFADGTRKPDYLPLDENHSTVPEDSYAMSKVVNEATAQCFQRRSGADIYGLRINNVMEPQDYAALFPAFMQDPALRLRNIFAYIDARDLGHMVERCLQVDGLGFEIFNAANDTHSVDLTTAELIDRFYPDVPLTRDMGADETFYSNAKAKQMLGFAPQYDWRAILGK is encoded by the coding sequence ATGCGGATTTTGTTTACCGGCGGCGCGGGCAAAGCCGGACGTCATGCCGTGGCGTATCTGCGCGATCAGGGGCACCGTGTCCTGAATGTGGACCTTGTCGCGCTGGAGCTTGAGGGCGTGGACAACCGCCGCGCAGATATCACCGATGCCGGGCAGATGTTTGATGTCATGTCCAGCTATGCCGGGCTGGATGAGTTGGAAGCTGGCACCGGCGTGCCCCGGTTCGATGCCGTCGTGCATTTCGCCGCCGTGCCGCGAATATTGCTGAAAAGCGACAATGAATGCTTCCGCGTCAACACGCTTGGCACCTATAACGTCATAGATGCGGCGCTGAAATTTGGCGTACGCAAGATCATTTTCGCCTCATCCGAGACGACATATGGTGTTTGCTTTGCCGATGGCACGCGCAAACCTGACTATTTGCCGCTGGATGAAAACCACTCCACAGTGCCCGAAGACAGCTATGCCATGTCCAAGGTTGTCAATGAGGCCACGGCGCAGTGTTTTCAGCGGCGCAGCGGTGCCGATATCTATGGCTTGCGGATCAACAATGTGATGGAGCCGCAGGATTACGCAGCGCTTTTCCCTGCATTCATGCAAGACCCTGCCCTGCGGCTGCGAAATATCTTTGCGTATATTGATGCCCGCGACCTTGGGCACATGGTCGAGCGCTGCCTTCAGGTGGATGGGCTGGGCTTTGAGATATTCAACGCCGCCAACGACACGCATTCGGTTGACCTGACCACAGCAGAGTTGATCGACAGATTTTACCCCGATGTGCCGCTGACCCGCGATATGGGCGCGGATGAGACATTCTATTCCAACGCCAAAGCAAAGCAGATGCTGGGTTTCGCGCCGCAATATGACTGGCGTGCAATTCTGGGGAAATGA
- a CDS encoding transglutaminase family protein produces the protein MEKPRIGIWRQWSGQQSKIVRVRLVTVLTITHKTDYRYSEAISLGPHRMMLRPRETPELRLLSFDLSVQPEATINWAHDVRGNTIATANFSGLTDALSVESRMTVDLTAPAWPIFDIAAHAQNYPFLYSDEDWIDLGALARPQYLDVAGRLSNWVEGFVMQRPTDTLSLLQDVSNGVSSQISYQSREVEGTQGPLETLDRAWGSCRDLAVLFAEAVRTLGFGARIVSGYMFDPTSGLIGSAGAGSTHAWVDVFVPGAGWISFDPTNRSMGSGNLIPVAAARHITQVAPVVGSFHGAAGVSVTMDVEVKVDVA, from the coding sequence TTGGAAAAACCCCGCATCGGCATCTGGCGGCAGTGGTCGGGGCAGCAAAGCAAAATCGTCCGGGTCCGGCTCGTGACAGTTCTGACGATCACTCACAAGACGGATTACCGTTATTCCGAGGCAATCTCGCTTGGGCCGCATCGCATGATGCTGCGCCCGCGTGAAACGCCCGAATTGCGCCTGCTGTCCTTTGATCTGTCCGTGCAACCCGAAGCGACGATAAATTGGGCGCATGATGTCAGAGGCAACACCATCGCTACCGCCAATTTCAGTGGGCTGACAGATGCGCTGAGCGTTGAAAGCCGCATGACGGTTGACCTGACAGCGCCTGCATGGCCCATTTTCGACATTGCGGCCCACGCGCAGAATTATCCTTTTCTGTATTCGGACGAAGACTGGATCGATCTTGGCGCATTGGCAAGGCCGCAATATCTGGATGTGGCGGGGCGGCTTTCAAATTGGGTCGAAGGGTTCGTGATGCAGCGCCCCACCGATACATTGTCGCTGCTGCAAGATGTCAGCAACGGTGTTTCCAGCCAGATCAGCTATCAAAGCCGCGAGGTTGAGGGCACCCAAGGCCCGTTGGAAACGCTGGACCGCGCGTGGGGGTCTTGCCGCGATCTGGCGGTTTTGTTCGCCGAGGCCGTGCGGACATTGGGTTTCGGGGCGCGGATTGTGTCGGGGTATATGTTTGATCCGACAAGCGGGCTTATCGGTTCTGCTGGTGCTGGCTCCACCCATGCGTGGGTGGATGTGTTTGTGCCGGGGGCTGGCTGGATTTCCTTTGACCCGACAAACCGGTCCATGGGGTCAGGCAATCTTATTCCTGTGGCCGCCGCGCGCCATATCACACAGGTTGCCCCTGTTGTCGGCAGCTTTCACGGGGCGGCAGGCGTGAGCGTGACGATGGACGTAGAAGTGAAGGTAGATGTCGCCTGA
- a CDS encoding sulfite exporter TauE/SafE family protein, with protein sequence MTRPARPALSFGIGAAVGTAGGLIGLGGAEFRLPALVGVLRFSPREAVAVNLVASLAVLAAAFPFRAAAVPMAEITPYLPAILGMLAGSMSAAWVGAGWLRQVSDKLLGRLILILLVALGFVLIAEGLFVTAPARLVGDDLVTTVMVAALCGVGIGLVSSLLGVAGGELINPVFILLFGADVKLAGSMSILVSLPTIAVGLSRHLGAGSVLRAPALWRTTLLPLCAGSVLGAILGALALESVPAQALKVGLGVILIFSAWGVFRHLPTPAPADKR encoded by the coding sequence ATGACCCGCCCGGCGCGCCCTGCGCTGTCCTTCGGGATTGGTGCCGCTGTCGGCACCGCTGGCGGGCTGATCGGGCTTGGCGGGGCTGAATTTCGTCTGCCTGCGCTTGTGGGCGTCTTGCGGTTTTCCCCGCGTGAGGCGGTGGCCGTGAACCTTGTGGCCAGCCTTGCTGTGCTGGCCGCGGCCTTTCCGTTCCGCGCCGCTGCGGTGCCAATGGCCGAGATCACGCCTTATCTGCCTGCAATCCTTGGCATGCTGGCGGGGTCCATGTCAGCGGCGTGGGTTGGGGCGGGCTGGTTGCGACAGGTATCCGACAAGCTGCTTGGCCGCCTGATCCTGATCCTACTTGTGGCGCTTGGGTTTGTGCTGATCGCCGAAGGGCTGTTCGTTACGGCCCCCGCGCGACTGGTGGGGGACGATCTGGTCACAACCGTGATGGTTGCCGCACTGTGCGGTGTGGGGATCGGGCTTGTCTCGTCGCTGCTGGGGGTGGCAGGGGGCGAGTTAATCAACCCGGTGTTCATTCTGCTGTTTGGTGCGGATGTGAAGCTTGCCGGGTCCATGTCTATTCTGGTCAGTCTGCCCACCATCGCAGTCGGTCTGTCGCGGCATTTGGGGGCAGGTTCTGTGCTGCGCGCGCCCGCCCTTTGGCGGACCACGCTGCTGCCGCTGTGCGCAGGTTCGGTGCTCGGTGCAATTCTTGGGGCCTTGGCGCTTGAGAGTGTGCCTGCGCAGGCCCTCAAGGTCGGGCTTGGTGTTATCCTGATCTTTTCGGCATGGGGGGTGTTTCGACACCTGCCCACACCGGCCCCTGCGGACAAGCGGTAG